The stretch of DNA ATCTCCACCAAATTTACCAACACTTTCTGGAGGAGTTCCTACTAAACGTACATCTTTATAATCTTGGTAAACGAAATAGTAATATTCATTACCTTGGAAAAACGATTTTACTGAAACTGTATATTTACCATTTTCAGAATTTTCTTTTTCAATTAAAGCAATTTCTTTATTAATAGCCGCTTCTCTTTCTTTTTCAGTCATTGAAGGAGTCACTTTTGATAATATTCTTTTTGAAACATCATCCATTCTAACAAAGAAACGCACAAATACGCTTTTTGGCTTTAATTCGGCTGCTCTATTTGCTGCCCAATAACCATCTCTTAAATAATTTGCTTCTGGTGTAGATAATTCAGCAATAGCATCGTAACCACAGTGATGATTTGTTAACACTAAACCATCTTTTGAAATAATTTCAGCCGTACAACCTCCATCAAATTGAACAATAGCGTCTTTTAAGCTATGGTTGTTAATGCTGTAAATCTCATCTGCAGTAAGTTGCAGTCCCATTTTTTGCATATCGCGATGATTTAATCGCTCAATAAACATTAAAAACCACATTCCTTCGTTAGCAAAAAGTAAACTTGGTGCTGCGAAAAAAGCGATTAATAATGACAGTACTATTTTTTTCATAAATAAATAATTTTGACAGCTACGAAGATACTTCTATTTTCAGAATTCTTCAATTTGAAGCTGGTTTTTAATCGTAATTTTAAAGTATTTTTAACAAATAGTAGTGTAAAATAAAAAAGCAGCTATTTAAGCTGCTTTTTTATTTAGTTTAACATTTTCCAAAGTTTATCCTTTAACTCTTGTAATCCTTGATGGGCGACAGATGAAATAAACATGTAATCGTGCCCTTTAAATGCTTTATCTAGTTCTACTTTCATTTCAGCTTTTAGCTCTTCATCTAACATATCCGATTTAGAAATTACAATTAATCGGTCTTTATCTAACATTTCTGGATTGTAGCGACGTAATTCATCTAATAAAATATCATATTCTTTTTTAATATCAGGAGCATCTGCTGGAACCAAAAACAATAAAGTAGAATTACGTTCAATATGACGCAAGAAATAATGTCCTAAACCTTTTCCTTCTGCGGCTCCTTCAATAATACCCGGAATATCTGCAATTACGAAAGATTGAAAATCGCGATAAGCTACAATTCCTAAATTCGGTTTTAATGTTGTAAACGGATAATCGGCAATTTTTGGTTTTGCCGCTGTTAAAACTGAAAGTAACGTAGATTTTCCTGCATTAGGAAATCCAACTAAACCAACATCAGCTAAAACTTTTAATTCTAAAATTACATCTATCTCTTCACCAGGTAATCCGGGTTGCGCATAACGTGGCGTTTGATTAGTTGCTGTACGAAAATGCCAGTTTCCTAAACCTCCTTTTCCTCCTTTTGCTAATACTTTTTCTTCTCCGTCTTCTGTAATTTCAAAAAGTAAATCCCCTGTTTCTTTATCTTTAACGACTGTTCCTAAAGGTACTTCTAAATATTTATCTTCACCATCAGCTCCAGTACTTCTGCTACTACCACCATCGCCACCATGACCCGCTTTTACGTGTTTTGTAAATTTTAAATGATAAAGTGTCCACAAATTTTTATTTCCTTTTAAAATAACATGACCTCCACGACCACCATCTCCTCCATCTGGACCACCTTTTTCAATAAACTTTTCACGGTGTAAGTGAGTAGAACCTTTTCCACCTTTACCCGAAGCCACATATATTTTTACGTAATCTACGAAATTTCCCTCTGTCATAACTAAGTTAGAAGTTAGAAGTTAGAAGTTAGAAGTTAGAAGTTAGAAGTCTTCTTAACTTTTAATTTTTGCAAAGATACTATAATTAGTTGATTTTGAAATTTTGATTTTATGCATAAAAAAAGCGTCCTGTTTGGACGCTCTTATATCTAATTGAATTGTTCCTATAAACTATCTAGAACAGTTGATAAACGCTCTGTTACTTCAGCTATTGAACCAATTCCATCTACTGAATGAAATTTATCTTGTGCTTTATAATAATCGATTAGCGGAGCTGTTTTTTCATTGTATTCTTGGTAACGATTACGGATTTTCTCTTCATCTTGATCGTCTGCTCTACCAGAAGTTTTACCTCTTTCTAACAAACGTTGTACTAAAATTTCATCATCTGCTTCTAAAGCAACTGTTGCAGTGACCTCCCAACTTTTAGTTTTTAAGAACGCATCTAAAGCATCTGCTTGTGCAATAGTTCTTGGGAATCCATCAAATAAAAAACCTTTTGCATTTGGATTTTTCTCAACTTCATCTTGAAGCATTTTGATAGTAACTTCATCAGGAACTAAATCACCTTTATCCATATATGATTTTGCTAGTTGACCTAACTCAGTATCATTTTTATATTGAAACGGAATATATCTCCTGTTGACAAGTGTACTAAATTGTATTTGTCTTTTAAAAATTCAGCTTGTGTTCCTTTGCCTGCTCCTGGTTTCCCAAAAAGTACAATATTAATCATTTCGTTTTTAGTATTTTGTGTTGCTAATTGATAAACTTCTTTTAAATTTCTTCCTAATCCATCGTAATCTAAACCAAAGCCAACAATAAATTTGTTTGGA from Flavobacterium haoranii encodes:
- the obgE gene encoding GTPase ObgE, whose translation is MTEGNFVDYVKIYVASGKGGKGSTHLHREKFIEKGGPDGGDGGRGGHVILKGNKNLWTLYHLKFTKHVKAGHGGDGGSSRSTGADGEDKYLEVPLGTVVKDKETGDLLFEITEDGEEKVLAKGGKGGLGNWHFRTATNQTPRYAQPGLPGEEIDVILELKVLADVGLVGFPNAGKSTLLSVLTAAKPKIADYPFTTLKPNLGIVAYRDFQSFVIADIPGIIEGAAEGKGLGHYFLRHIERNSTLLFLVPADAPDIKKEYDILLDELRRYNPEMLDKDRLIVISKSDMLDEELKAEMKVELDKAFKGHDYMFISSVAHQGLQELKDKLWKMLN